A single genomic interval of Streptomyces sp. 1222.5 harbors:
- a CDS encoding glutamate-5-semialdehyde dehydrogenase, which produces MTTLSPYDSMSPVTQAAYRAKAAAADLAPLPRAEKDDALLAIADALEVRTAEIVEANGRDVAKARENGTSESVVDRLTLTPERIRAIASDVRDVAKLPDPVGEIVRGSTLPNGIDLRQVRVPLGVVGIIYEARPNVTVDAAALCLKSGNAVLLRGSASAYESNSALVRVIRDAVGGAGLPADSVQLVPGESRESVRELMRARGLVDVLIPRGGASLIRTVVAESVVPVIETGTGNCHVYVDAHADIDTAVDILINSKAQRVSVCNAAETLLVHQDIAAEFLPRALDALAEAGVTVHADERVLAYGKDSKATVVEATPEDWETEYLSYDIAAAVVDSLDKAVEHIRLWTSGHTEAIVTTSQQAARRFTRLVDSTTVAVNASTRFTDGGQFGFGAEIGISTQKLHARGPMGLPELTSTKYIVTGDGHVRR; this is translated from the coding sequence ATGACCACGCTCTCGCCGTACGACTCGATGTCCCCGGTCACCCAGGCCGCCTACCGGGCCAAGGCCGCCGCCGCCGACCTCGCGCCGCTCCCGCGCGCCGAGAAGGACGACGCGCTGCTGGCCATCGCCGACGCCCTGGAGGTCCGGACCGCCGAGATCGTCGAGGCCAACGGCCGCGACGTGGCCAAGGCCCGGGAGAACGGCACGAGCGAGTCCGTCGTCGACCGGCTCACCCTCACCCCCGAGCGGATCCGCGCCATCGCCTCCGACGTCCGCGACGTCGCGAAGCTGCCCGACCCGGTCGGCGAGATCGTCCGCGGCTCCACCCTCCCCAACGGCATCGACCTGCGCCAGGTCCGCGTGCCGCTCGGCGTCGTCGGCATCATCTACGAGGCCCGCCCGAACGTCACCGTCGACGCCGCCGCCCTCTGCCTGAAGTCCGGCAACGCCGTCCTGCTGCGCGGCTCCGCCTCCGCCTACGAGTCCAACTCCGCCCTCGTCCGGGTCATCCGGGACGCCGTCGGCGGCGCCGGGCTCCCCGCCGACTCCGTCCAGCTCGTGCCCGGCGAGAGCCGCGAGTCCGTCCGGGAGCTGATGCGCGCCCGCGGCCTCGTCGACGTCCTCATCCCGCGCGGCGGCGCCTCCCTCATCCGGACCGTGGTCGCCGAGTCCGTCGTCCCGGTCATCGAGACCGGCACCGGCAACTGCCACGTCTACGTCGACGCCCACGCCGACATCGACACGGCCGTCGACATCCTGATCAACTCCAAGGCCCAGCGGGTCAGCGTCTGCAACGCCGCCGAGACCCTCCTGGTCCACCAGGACATCGCCGCCGAGTTCCTGCCGCGCGCCCTGGACGCCCTCGCCGAGGCCGGCGTCACCGTCCACGCCGACGAGCGCGTACTCGCCTACGGCAAGGACTCCAAGGCCACCGTGGTCGAGGCGACCCCGGAGGACTGGGAGACGGAGTACCTGTCGTACGACATCGCCGCCGCCGTCGTCGACTCGCTGGACAAGGCCGTCGAGCACATCCGGCTGTGGACCTCCGGGCACACCGAGGCGATCGTCACCACCTCCCAGCAGGCCGCCCGCCGCTTCACCCGACTGGTCGACTCCACCACCGTCGCCGTGAACGCCTCCACCCGGTTCACCGACGGCGGCCAGTTCGGCTTCGGCGCGGAGATCGGCATCTCCACCCAGAAGCTGCACGCCCGCGGCCCGATGGGCCTGCCGGAGCTGACCAGCACGAAGTACATCGTCACCGGCGACGGCCACGTCCGCCGCTGA
- a CDS encoding M48 family metallopeptidase, translated as MSDDGQQGTGHERVPSRQRKRFPGISSRAYEHPADRSALVALRKLSGFDTVFKALSGLLPERSLRLLFLSDSVRVSERQFAHLHDMLRDACYILDLEKVPPMYVAQDPQPNAMCIGLDEPIIVVTTGLVELLDEEEMRAVVGHEVGHALSGHAVYRTILLFLTTLALKVAWIPLGNFAVMALVTGLREWFRKSELSADRAGLLVGQDVKASMRGLMKLAGGNHLHEMNVDAFLEQAEEYEAGGDLRDSVLKILNVLPRSHPFATIRAAELRKWAESRDHQRIMDGHYPRRSEDKDTSARESFRESAASYADDVRSSKDPLMKLVSDLAGGAGDLGGRVRRGFDGFRSPPQSGEGPKDAPQD; from the coding sequence ATGTCCGACGACGGCCAGCAGGGGACGGGGCACGAGCGGGTGCCGAGCCGGCAGCGCAAGCGGTTCCCCGGGATCTCCTCGCGTGCCTACGAGCACCCGGCCGACCGGTCGGCCCTGGTCGCGCTGCGCAAGCTGAGCGGGTTCGACACCGTCTTCAAGGCGCTGAGCGGGCTGCTGCCGGAGCGGAGCCTCAGGCTGCTGTTCCTGTCGGACTCGGTGCGCGTCTCCGAGCGGCAGTTCGCGCACCTGCACGACATGCTGCGGGACGCCTGCTACATCCTGGACCTGGAGAAGGTCCCGCCGATGTACGTCGCGCAGGATCCGCAGCCGAACGCGATGTGCATCGGTCTCGACGAGCCGATCATCGTGGTCACGACCGGGCTCGTCGAGCTCCTCGACGAGGAGGAGATGCGGGCCGTCGTCGGGCACGAGGTGGGGCACGCGCTGTCCGGGCACGCGGTGTACCGCACGATCCTGCTGTTCCTGACGACGCTGGCGCTGAAGGTCGCCTGGATCCCGCTGGGCAATTTCGCGGTCATGGCGCTGGTGACGGGGCTGCGGGAGTGGTTCCGCAAGTCGGAGCTGTCCGCGGACCGGGCGGGTCTGCTGGTCGGCCAGGACGTGAAGGCCTCGATGCGCGGCCTGATGAAGCTCGCGGGCGGCAACCACCTGCACGAGATGAACGTGGACGCGTTCCTGGAGCAGGCCGAGGAGTACGAGGCCGGGGGCGATCTGCGCGACTCCGTGCTGAAGATCCTGAACGTGCTGCCGCGGTCGCACCCGTTCGCCACCATCCGGGCGGCCGAGCTGAGGAAGTGGGCCGAGTCCCGGGACCACCAGCGGATCATGGACGGTCACTACCCGCGGCGCAGCGAGGACAAGGACACCTCCGCCCGCGAGTCCTTCCGGGAGTCCGCGGCGAGCTACGCCGACGATGTGAGGAGCTCCAAGGATCCGCTGATGAAGCTGGTCTCGGACCTCGCGGGCGGCGCGGGCGACCTGGGCGGCCGGGTCCGGCGGGGCTTCGACGGCTTCCGCAGCCCGCCGCAGTCGGGCGAGGGCCCGAAGGACGCGCCCCAGGACTAG
- the nadD gene encoding nicotinate-nucleotide adenylyltransferase — MGEQDMPTGPAHESADDAVKHPQHRPGNGPAHPGKRRLGVMGGTFDPIHHGHLVAASEVAAQFQLDEVVFVPTGQPWQKSHRSVSPPEDRYLMTVIATAENPQFSVSRIDLDRGGPTYTVDTLRDLRALNPDTDLFFITGADALGQILTWRDSEELFSLAHFIGVTRPGHHLADPGLPEGGVSLVEVPALAISSTDCRARVAKGDPIWYMVPDGVVRYIDKRELYRGE; from the coding sequence ATGGGAGAGCAGGACATGCCTACCGGTCCGGCACACGAGAGCGCCGACGACGCGGTGAAGCACCCACAGCACCGGCCGGGCAACGGCCCCGCCCACCCGGGCAAGCGACGCCTGGGCGTCATGGGCGGAACGTTCGACCCGATCCACCACGGGCACCTCGTGGCGGCCAGCGAGGTCGCCGCGCAGTTCCAGCTGGACGAGGTCGTCTTCGTACCCACCGGCCAGCCGTGGCAGAAGTCCCACCGCTCGGTGTCCCCGCCCGAGGACCGCTACCTGATGACGGTCATCGCGACCGCCGAGAACCCCCAGTTCTCCGTCAGCCGCATCGACCTCGACCGCGGCGGCCCCACCTACACCGTGGACACCCTGAGGGACCTGCGCGCCCTCAACCCCGACACCGACCTGTTCTTCATCACCGGCGCCGACGCGCTCGGCCAGATCCTCACCTGGCGCGACTCGGAGGAACTGTTCTCCCTCGCCCACTTCATCGGTGTCACCCGCCCCGGCCACCACCTGGCCGACCCGGGCCTGCCGGAGGGCGGCGTCTCCCTCGTGGAGGTGCCGGCGCTCGCCATCTCCTCCACGGACTGCCGGGCGAGAGTCGCCAAGGGAGACCCCATCTGGTACATGGTGCCGGACGGAGTCGTGCGCTACATCGACAAGCGCGAGCTGTACCGCGGCGAGTGA